Below is a genomic region from Macaca thibetana thibetana isolate TM-01 chromosome 1, ASM2454274v1, whole genome shotgun sequence.
gcggagcttgcggtgagccgagatcgcgccactgcactccagcctgggtgacagagcgagactccgtctcaaaaaaaaaaaaaaaaaagaaaaattctgccaAGTGATATATATGGATTATATAAGGAACCCTATTGCAATACATATCTGTACTACAACTCTATGGCATTACTAATTGGTCATAAATAAACTggcttttttaaagaatataagtCAATAATTtgtcatgattttgtttttatcttactGAAATTTGAAAGTGCTtttgagaaagtttttatttgaaCAGTGCATTTCTTTAACATGTTATGCAGGGCCCTTCTAGCCCAATCCAGAGCTGTGCCATGGCAGAGACAAGAGAAGAGGAGACAGTGTCAGCAGAAGCCTCCGGGTTCTCAGACTTGAGTGACTCAGAATTCCTGGAGTTTCTGGACCTAGAAGATGCCCAAGAGTCAAATGCTTTAGTTAACATGCCTGGCCCATCTTCTGAATCCCTTGGGAAGGATGATAAACCCATAAGCTTACAAAACTGGAAAAGAGGATTGGATATCTTATCACCCATGGAGAGATtccaccttaaatatttgtatgtCACTGACCTGGCTACTCAGAACTGGTGTGAACTGCAAACAGCATATGGGAAGGAGCTTCCTGGTTTTTTGGCACCTGAGAAGGCAGCTGTTTTGGACACTGGTGCCAGCATACACCTAGCTAGAGAACTAGAACTTCATGATCTTGTGACTGTCCCAGTCACCACTAAAGAAGATGCTTGGGCAATTAAGTTTCTGAACATACTTTTGATGATTCCTGCCCTGCAGTCAGAAGGGCACATCAGAGAGTTTCCCGTGTTTGGGGAAGTGGAGGGTGTACTTCTTGTTGGAGTGATCGATGAGCTGCACTATACAGCCAAGGGGGAACTGGAACTGGCAGAACTCAAGACACGCAGGCGCCCTATGCTCCCTCTGGaagctcagaaaaagaaagactgtTTTCAAGTCAGCCTATACAAGTATATCTTTGATGCCATGGTACAAGGTAAAGTGACCCCTGCTAGCTTAATCCACCACACGAAGTTGTGTCCAGAAAAGCCACTCGGGCCATCAGTGCTGAGGCATGCCCGGAAAGGAGGCTTCTCTGTGAAATCTTTGGGTGACCTCATGGAACTGGTCTTCTTGTCTCTAACACTGTCAGACCTCCCAGTTATTGATATCTTGAAGATTGAGTATATCCACCAAGAGACTGCCACGGTGCTGGGTACTGAGATTGTAGCCTTTGAAGAGAAGGAGGTGAGAGCCAAGGTGCAGCATTATATGGCCTACTGGATGGGCCACCGAGAGCCCCAGGGAGTCGATGTGGAGGAGGCTTGGAAGTGCCGGACATGTACATATGCAGACATTTGTGAGTGGAGAAAGGGCAGTGGAGTACTCGGCTCTACACTGGGGCCCCAAGCCAAAAAAGCCAAATGAATAGAAGGTATGCTTTCAAGAATGTCGATCCTTCCTGCTCCTGCTGTACCTAAGCAAAAGAGGACCAGTCTCTGAGCTTGGCTTTTATGGACAGTGTTcttattttggttctttttttatttccacaaCCTTTAACCACATTCAGTCCAGGACCAAGGCTCAGGGATGAGTGGGAGAGATGGGTTATACTACCCTGGAGCTTCACCATGATTGCCTAAGAAGACAGATGCTCATCATGGCTGGAATGAAGGTATCCTTCAGTAAACGTTGCTTTCTTAAGAAAATTCTTCAGTTTCTGATAAGTCATCCTATTTTTATCTTGATTAAGGCTTTCTACAATTACATAATACAATGAAATGCTGTCCGGGACAGTTGAACTGATGGTTTTTTCATAGTTGCAGTCCTTCAAAGATGGCCACCATACATAGTTGTGTACATGTTATTCCAAGcctttaaatacatacataaacatatttttgaatcAGAATGAACAGACCAAAACATAAACGTAATAAATATTCTCAAAGAGACAAGGAAAGATGAAGTAGATATGAAAAACATAatacatggctgggtgcagtggcacacgcctgtaatcccagcactttgggaagctgaggtaggtggatcagctgaggtgaggagttcaagaccagcctgaccaatgtggtgaaagcccatctctactaaaaatacaaaaattagccgggggtggtggtgtgcacctgtagtcccagctacttgggaggctgagacaggagaatagcttgatctgggtaggcagaggttacagtgagctgagatcacaccgctgcactccagcctgggcaacagagtgatactctgtctttaataataatacatgaaGTAACATCTAACATTCACATATTACAGTCCAGCAGTAACACTCCTGGGTATATGCTGtaagaaacatacatgtacaaTAGAAAATGTGAACACGAATATACTTTGTGGCAgtttcacaatagcaaaagccTAGAAGCTACCCAGGTGCCCATCATCGGAAGAGTGGATAATGTACAGTAGCCAAAACAAATGAGCTACAGTGACATAAAACAATATGCATGAATATTAGCAGCACAACATTAGGTGAAAAAAGTCCTAAAAATTACATACAGCACGATACCCTTTTTATAaggtgaaaaataacatttaaaggaaaatgtaaaggTAGTGGAGAGGAATCCCAATGCATCTTAGAAGGCAGTGGAGCTCTTAACTACAAACATCATCAAAGAAGCTGGAGGAAGGAATGATACAGATGTCACCTGGAAGATAAGGACTTGTTTGTGGTGACACTACTGGAGAATTTGCAGAAGTCAGTGCATGGGGAGGGCAATTGGCAGGGGGAGAGTTTTCTGTATTAACTGGAACGTTAAGAGCCAACAGAACATGGTGAATGTTGTTAGTATGATTCCATGCTATACATGAGCTGGTAAATCCTGGACATCTGTAGAAGATAAGGTAGGTTGTCTCTGGAGGCCCTTCTTAACTACACATACTCTTCTTATGGACCCTGAAATCTTATGATGACTTTTTACTGAGTGACTCTTatggccaggcactgtactaagcACATTGTAATTAAATCTGTATCCATTATCTCCAGCGAGGGAACTGAGGCCTAGAAGGGTTATATAATTTtcctagctgggtgtggtagctcacacctgtaatcttagtactttgggagggcaaggtatgaagatcacttgaggacagaagttaaagaccagcctgggcaacatagcaagaccccatctcaaaaaaaaaaaaaaaaaatctaggcatggtggtgcatgcctgtagtcctaggtacttggtaggctgaggcaggaggatcacttgaacccaagaattcaaggttacagtgagctatgatcatgctactgcaaaaaaaaaaaaaaaagtttccagggTTCCACTGTTTGAAAGTGGTAGACTGCAGCCTAGATATGTCTGACTGCAGTACTTATGTTCTTAATCATTATGCTATGAAAGTTTTCTTGTTGAACCTCCTGGACTGTATGTTATTATAGGCCCTAGTAAGTTTAGAGTTAAATTGGGAGCATAGTAAGCTGTACCTTATGGGATAAACAGTATTAAGCTAATAGTCTTCAAGAAAAGAACTTGCTCAAGTTCTATAGCATCATCTTAGTTATACCAGAAGTTTTAAGAACAGGAAAAAgggacgggcgcagtggctcaggcctgtaatcccagcactttgggaggctgaggtgggcgaatcacctgaggtcaggagttgaagaccagcctggccaacatggtgaaaccccatctctactaaaaatacaaaaattagctgggtgtggtggtgcacacctgtaatccaagctactcaggaggctgaggcaggagaatcacttgaacccagaaggcagaggttgcagtgagccgagatcacaccactgtactccagcctgggcaacagagcaaaactgtctcaaaaaggaaaaagaaaatttgttttcagaTACTGACATTATTGAGAATTCAGTAATTCCTTGAGACTTCAAATCCTTATTTTAAGTTAACATCTTCTGGTTATAACCTTAGGGTTTCTCATAAGTTGAGACATCGTTAGTTGGGACCACCCCAGGATCACTGCTTATGAATGTTTGTGCCCCCTCAAATTAGTATGTTGAAATCCAAACCCTCAATAtggtagtattaagaggtgggcctttgggaggtgattaggtaatgagggaacagccctcatgaatgggattggtgcccttataaaagagttCCAAGGGAACTCTTCAGTCTTTCCAtgatgtgaggacacagtgagaaggtgcccccaaaactatgagaaatacatttttgttgtttataagccactcagcttgtggtgttttgttatagcatctCGAATGACTAAGACAATCACTGATGCCATTTTCTATAACAAATACCTTCCTGTTTCAGCCTTCGCATGTCTAATAATGTCATCTCTCCCTTATGAATTCTGCCTAACATGTCTGAACTCCAAATTACAGCCCTGGTGGACGTTTGTTTAGTGAGTGGATAAAAGAGATGTCACAACAAagctatttcttgatttttaaaaaattgttttctgggCCAGGAAATGAGTTGAATACCTTAATTGGGATTAGGATCAATTGTTTATAATAGAAATCACCAAAACAATAGTGGTTAAACAAAATAGAAGTGTATTTCTCACTTAAAAGAAGCCTAACTATAGTTAGTCCAGGACTGGTGTGGCACCCTATGATGTCAAGAGCCCAGATTCCTTCCCTCTTGTTTCTCTGACACAAACATGTATCTTCTTCATAGTCCAAAATGGCTGGCCAAAATCCAGTCACCCATTACACATTCAGCATAAAGTTGGAATAGCAGAAAGGCACCCCTTTAAGgacacttttaaaatgtgtactaCTACTTTCACTTAGAGCCCACTGGCCAAAATTTGGCCACCTCGTCATAGCTAACTGCAAGAAAGGTTGGGATGTGTAGTTTTTATTCTCAGCAAGCATATGCCCTGACCAAAACTAAATTCTATGACTGCAAGAAAGGGGAGAATGgagagaggatttggagaaaatgGCAGCATAGAAAGCACCAGAAATCTGTCTCCCAGCCTAGACAGCAGCTGCACTGGCAGAATCTATCTGATATAACTATTTTGGAATCTGGAGTCTATTGAAATTTTGCAACTTCCAGGGGAAGATGATAAATTGTAGTTAATTTTGGTCAATTTCAACTCTTAGGACAGTAGTAACTACCAGTTCCTCACCCCTCAGTCCTATGGCTACAGCTGTGCACATATTTCTGGAGCAGTTTGCATACAGCTTGAgtttttcctccttcatttttcttttaactccttTTGGGAGCAAGACATTGAAGACCAGGACATTCAAAAGCAACTGCATATATGGGGAAACTAGAAAATCACCATGTATGCTGAGGGGAGGTGCAGAATTAAAAAAGGCCTGAGTAGAAAAGTTTATATTTCATGCAGATTCTTGGGACAGACACAGcctaaacaatgaaataaaatagaaaccctGAGGAATGGGGAAAATCTGATATCCAGAGTTACCACATTAGATTAAAATGTCTAgtatttggccgggcatggtggctcactcctgtaatcccagtgctttgggaggccaaggtcggtgggttgcttgaggtcaggagttcaagaccagcctggccaacatggcgaaactgtgtctctactaaaaatacaaaaattagtggggcatggtggttctgaggttttgggactcagactggcttcctcgctcctcagcttgcagatggcctatcttAGGACTTTACCTTTTGATCAtcagtactccttaataaactccccttcatatgtacatctatcctattctgtccctctggagaaccctgactaatacactggatgacagcacatctgtttacagcatggatGACTgactattttaagcccactgttgagaactgctcagaaaaaaagattcctttcaaactTACTGCTCATTGATAGTATACCCGTTCATCCAAGAGTTCTGATGGAGATACATAAGGAGATTATTGTTTTCATGCCTTCTAACACAACATCCactctgcagcccatggatcaaggagtcatttttaatttcaagtgttgttgtttaagaaatatatttcataaggctgtagctgccatagatagagattcctctgatggatttgggcaaagtaaattgaaaacctgaaAAGGAGTCGTCAttttagatgccattaagaatgttgatattttgtgacttacctgtaatcccagcactttgggagcccgaggtgggtggatcacgaggtcaggagattgagaccatcctggctaacatggtgaaaccccgtctctactaaaaatacaaaaagttagccaggcatggtggcgggctcctgtagtcccagctaattgggaggctgaggcaggagaatggcgtgaacctgggaggcggggcttgcagtgagccaagattgcgccactgcactccaacctgggcgacagagcgagactctgtcttaagaaaaaaaaagtgttacctTATCTTCAATTTTTTGCAAAAGTTTAAGAAGTGGTATTgcttcttctttaaatgtttggtagaatgaACTAAAAAACAACATTCTTGAAAAAGAGTGTTGAGATTTTAACCTCCAACCAAGacaactagaattagaagtggaacctgaagatgtgactgaattgctgtagtctcatgataaaacttgaacagataaggagttgcttcttatggatgagcaaataaagtggtttcttgagatggaatctgctcctggtgaagatgctgtgaatattgttgaaatggcaACAAAGGATTTACAATATTACATAAACTGAGTTGATAAAGCACTGGCAAGTTTTGAGAAGACCAactcaaattttgaaaaaagttctatGGGGGTAAAGTGCTATCAAATGGCACTGCatattgcatgctacagagaaatcttttttttttttttttggacacagtttcgctcctgttgcccaggctagagtgcagtcacagctcacttcattgcaacctctgcttccccagttctagcgattctcctgcctcagtctcctgagcagctgggattacaggcatgtgcaccacgcccagctaattttgtatttttagtaaagatggggtttcctcatCGTGGCCAGGcgtgtctcaaactcctgacctcaggtgatccacccacctcggcctcccaaagtgctgagataacaggcgtgagccaccgcgcctggcctgagaaATCTTTGTGAagggaagagtcaatcaatgggACAGTCTTcgttgttgtcttattttaagaaattgcaagACTGagcatagtgactcatgcctataatcccagaactttgggaggccaaggtgggaggatcacttgaggccactaGTTCAcaactagcctgggaaacatcgtgagaccctgtctgtacaaaaatttaaaaattagataggtgtggtggtgggcacttctagtcct
It encodes:
- the EXO5 gene encoding exonuclease V → MAETREEETVSAEASGFSDLSDSEFLEFLDLEDAQESNALVNMPGPSSESLGKDDKPISLQNWKRGLDILSPMERFHLKYLYVTDLATQNWCELQTAYGKELPGFLAPEKAAVLDTGASIHLARELELHDLVTVPVTTKEDAWAIKFLNILLMIPALQSEGHIREFPVFGEVEGVLLVGVIDELHYTAKGELELAELKTRRRPMLPLEAQKKKDCFQVSLYKYIFDAMVQGKVTPASLIHHTKLCPEKPLGPSVLRHARKGGFSVKSLGDLMELVFLSLTLSDLPVIDILKIEYIHQETATVLGTEIVAFEEKEVRAKVQHYMAYWMGHREPQGVDVEEAWKCRTCTYADICEWRKGSGVLGSTLGPQAKKAK